In the genome of Campylobacter showae CSUNSWCD, the window CAAATTTACGCCTACGCCGCGATATTTTGCAGATTTTCAAAGCTAAACACGTTTAGCCCGTTTTTGTATTCGTAGCTTAGAGTTAGCTTATGAGCTTTGATTATATTTTCTACGATATAGAGCCCCAGGCCAAAGCTCTTTTGTGCGCTTTCGCCTTTGGTAAAAGGCTCGACGTAGTGCCGCAGCTCCTTTGACAGCCGCTCGCCTTCGTTGATAAATTTGATAGATTCGCGCGTGATAGTTATATTTACGTGCTTGTTTGGGGAGTATTTTAGCGCGTTATCGATCATATTTTTGGCGGCGATCGCTAGCAGCTTAAAGTCGGCGTTTAGGCTCACGTCCTCTAGTTTGCTGATCGTGACCTGTCCGGGATCGACCATTGCGATATCCAGAGCCTCGTCGATGACGTCGTCGATACGGCAAATTTTGGTGTTATTCAGCGCGATGTTTGATGTGACTTGCTCGACTGCGGCAAATTCGTTTATGAGATTTTCAAGTTTTATAAACACCGACACGAGTCGCTCTTGGTTTTTGCTTTTTTCGATCATTTCGGCAGCGAGGCGGCCTTTGGTGATCGGCGTTTTTAGTTCGTGCATTATGTTTCTTAAAAACAGCTTGCGCGATGCGTTTAGGTTTTTGATCTGGGACACCGCGTCGTAAAATGCCTCCGCAACCTCGGAAATCTCGTCGTTACCGCTGCTGACGTTTTGCACTTCGTCGATCTCGCCTGCGGCAAATTTGGCTATCTGGCGCTTTAGTTTTCTTAGCGGTTTTAGCTTCCTGATAACAAAAACGTAAGCGGCCAAAAGTATGATCGCGACTAACAAAAAGATGATCTTGATGATGTCGTAGCGGTATGGCTGGTAGTCGTTATCCTTTAAAAGCAGGATTTTATCCACGTGCTGGACTTTGAGATAGTGGTGGTTTTGATAGATCATTATAGCGCTAGAGCCGATGTCCGCGGAGATCTCCTCAAGCACTGTTGCGTTTGCTAGGATCTCTTCTTTTTGCTGCTCGTTTGTGATCTCAGGCATCTTAAAGTCGCCCGTTTGACGCTCGTATTCTTTTTCGTTTATGATACCGCTCATCAAAAATAGCTGATTTCTAGCGATCGTAGAGTACTTGGCGTTTAGCTCGCGCGCGTAATTTTGCTTGTCGTAGTCCATCAGCCACAAAAACGCGAGAAATATGCTTGTTAGCGCCAAAGCAAAGATAAAAGTGATAGTGTAAAAAACCGATGAGCGTTTCATTTGCGGGGCTTTAAGTCAAATTTACTGCATCAGCTTGTAGCCGATGCCGCGGATGGCGTGGATGTATTTTGGCTCTTTTGGGTCGTCGCCCAGCTTGCCTCTGATGCGTCCGATGATGACGTCGATGCTCTTGTTCGTCGAGTCCTCACTGATGCTCGCGCAGTTGTAGATGAACTCCTCGCGCGTGATGGCGCCGCCTTCTTTTTGTAGCATGTATTTTAGGATGTCGTACTCGGCCGCGGTCAAATTTAACGGCTCGCCTTTTAGCGTGATGACGTGTTTAAAATCATCAACTGCGATGTCTTTCTCGCGTGCGCTCTCTTTTGTACCGCTTAAATTTGCACCCGCTACAGTGCTTTGGCGGCGCAGATGGCTTTTGATACGAGCTAGCAGCTCCTGCGGGTCGTAAGGCTTTGGCAGATAGTCGTCCGCGCCGTTATCTAGGGCATTTACCTTGTCGGTGATGTCGTGGCGCGCGCTTGAGATGATGATGGGTACGTCGTGGCGCTTTCGGATCTCTTTGCACACTTCTAGGCCGTCAAGTCCCGGTAGCGTGAGGTCTAGGATCACGAGGTCAAATTTTTCTACGTTTAATGTCGAAAGCCCGATATACGGCTCCTCCGCCGTCGTTACGTTCATATCGCTTTTTGCTAAAAACTCGGTCAAAATTTCCGCCAGCTCCAGGTCGTCTTCTATCATCAGAATTTTTATCATTTTATGTCCTTTTGGAGATTATAGCGAGTTTTGACTAAATTTAATGGCGAGTCTAGCTTGTGTTTTATATTATGTTTAGCCTTAGAGCGCATACCGCCATAACTCAAACACAAAGAAATATCGCCAAAATCTTTTTGCACATTACAGATTACTTATTCCGCTTCATCTACAAACCAAGCCAAGACGATTGATATTTAAACAATTTTCAGTACAAATAAAATATCGGAAAAATGAATTTGACTACATCAAATTCAGTGTTGTGAAGACGTATGTATAAGTAAATAAAAATCGTAAATTTGACTTCAAATTGAGATAGATAGTCAAAAGTTAATCAAAGCTAGATGATTTTAGCGCCGTATAATAAAATTTAGCAAAGATAAATTGATAGTTCATTAAGTCAAATTTTACCAATTTATCAAAAAAGGCTCGAGGCAAGCCGTTATTAAGCCTAATGCTCGCCAAAATCCTTGCCAAAATCATCTATCTGATTTAAATCCATCGGCTTAAGCTGGTTTTTATTTCCTCGCAAGATATCCTCGACCTGCTCTTTTTGCGATCTTTTTGAACCCGTAGTTTTGACGTTTTTTAGCGCTTCAAGCAGCTCTTCGATATTTGGTTCACGCACGGTTTTTAGCGAGATGATGAGTACCTCGTCGATATCGACCGAGTGCTTTTTGGCAGTGTATTTGGCTAGCGTTTCTTTAAATTTTTCCTTGCCGAGCGAAGTTAGCAGATCTTCGACGTAAAAGCTACCGATAACGACGTTTAGCGCGTCAAGCACGTAGGCTTCGTTATCCACGACGTCGCGCCCCTCCAGACGCAGGCTTATACTTACTTTTTTGATCGAGCTTTTGGCATCTCTGGAGTACAGATCGGTTTCAAAGTTGTCGATATTTAGCGTCTCGGCAAAGGCCATAACCGCGGCAAAAGCCAACGCAAAAATCTTTTTCATACGTCTTCCTTAATGTTTTCAAATTTGTTTTCGAGATAGAATTTCTCGACCTCTTCGTCTATTTTAACGACGCTTTGCAAATACTCTCTAAACGGCCGACTTTTGCCGTAAAATATCCTAAGCTTTTTTGGATCGATCACCCGCGAGAGCGCGACGTAGAGCTGCCCGTTGGCAAAGATATGATTTAGGTCGCAGACTAAATTTTCAATACTCATGCCTTGGGATTTATGTATCGTGATCGCGTAGGCTAGCTTTAGCGGAAACTGCGTCAAAGACGCCCTAGCGCGCTCTTCGAGATGTTCGCCCGCCATCACGAATTCGCTCATGTCAAATCTCGCGCGCTCCACCTCGACGATCTCGCCGTTAGCTTTTTGCACGATGACGCTTTTTATCTCGCCGTTTTCTTTTAAAATTTGCATTATCTGCCCGCGCTCGCCGTTATAGTACTCGCCCCATTTATTTACGGTAAATATAACTTTCGCGCCGATTTTTATATTTAAAATTTCAGGCGCGTAGAGATTTGCGATCCAGCGATCCAGCGCGTTTTCGTTTAAATTTTCATCGTAAATTTCCACTAGCGCCTCGGCTCTTTCAAGCGGCGCGGGTAGTTTAGAGAGCATCTTGTTATTTAGCTCGTCGGCTTCGTAATTTCGCCCAAAAAGCACGCTTGTATCGTCATCTACCTGCACGCTTGGCACGCGTAAATTTTCGATATAGCTAAACACCTCTTCGCTCAGTCGCCCGACGCGAAGCATAGATAAGATATCGTAAAATTTCTTGTCTTTCGTACGTTTTGAGACGACTAGTTCGATATTTTTAAACTCAAATTCATGCCACGAGCTTGAGTTAAAAGCGTAGTGAAATTTAAAGAGCGAGCTACCGTCTTCGCCGTTTTTTCGCACGGGCGGTAGCTGATAAAAGTCGCCCACGAGCATCACGCGCCCGACAAATCGCGAGCTCATCAAGCGGTAATAAATCATATCCATCAGCCCCGCGCTGATCATCGAGATCTCATCTATCACGATGAGATCACAGGCGTCTAGCATCTTTTTTAGTTCGCCGAGTTTCCCGCGCTGTTTGCGGTCGTAGCCTCTTAACTCCTCAAGGCTTGAGCAAATGCCGAATTTAAAAAAACTATGCACGCTCACTCCGCCGACGTTTACCGCCGCGATGCCGGTGCTGCCAAGTACGACTACGTTTTTTAGTTCGCTTTTATAGTGCTTGATAACAGCTTGCGTGAGGTGGCTTTTGCCTACTCCGCCGCGCCCGGTGAGAAAAACATTTGATTTTTTTAATATTTCTAAGAGCTGATTTAGCACAAATTTCCCTAACTTTTTGTAAAATTATAGCTTATTTTTAAGGAGTAAGATTGAAAATTAATAAATTTATGCTTTCTACGGCGGTAGCGTTAGTAATGCTAGGCGGTTGCGCATCGTCAAAAGATGCCTCTAGTGCGGTAAATTTACCCGATCAAGGTGCCAATACAGCGTCGGCATACGATATGCCCGAGGAGAGTGCGGACGAAAATTTAGGCCACATCAGCTATCTAAAATTTGACGTCGATCAAAATATAAATGCGTTGCCGATACTGCCTTTTGAGGCTCAAAGTAGCGGCCAAACACTGCTACAAAAACGCTTTAATTCGCTTGATCTAAAAGCACCCTCAACCACCGCAAAAGATGCATTTTGGGCTCTGGACTACTATAAAAATACGGCAAAAAGGCAGTATTATTTCTCAAATATGCGCAAAATCCCGAACGAATGGTTTGAAAAAGTGCGCAAAAACGCTAATGTGGAGAGCTTCGGTAAAGTCTCTCTACCTGCGATAACGACAGCAAATACTAGCCTGCGAAATATACCGACCGACGAGGCCGTACTCTATAATCCGGCACGCGCCGGCGAGGGACTACCGTTTGATTACGCCCAGCTATCTTTCGTCTCTATCGGATATCCGCTTTACGTTTCGCACTTTTCGGCCGACGGCGCGTGGGCATTCGTAGGTAGCGACGCCGCATGGGCCTGGGTGAAATCGACCGAAATCAAAATTTTAAGCGCAGACGCCGTGCAAGAGCTAAAAAACTCTAAATTTTTAAGCATTATCAAAGACGAAGAGCCTATCTACGACAAAAACGGCAACTTTTTGTTTTACGGGCGCATAGGGGCGATTTTGCCCTTTCAAAGCGAGGATCAGTTTAAATTTTACGGCAAAATCCAGACCCAAAACGGGCTAAGAAACTACGAGATCTCAAAACAAAGTGCTAGCCGCTTTCCGCTTAAATTTAGCGACGAAAATGTAAGAATGCTAGCATCATCGCTGCTCGGGCAAAGCTACGGCTGGGGCGGGTTTGGCGGTAAGCGCGACTGCTCGCTGTTTTTGCAGGATTTTCTCGGTAGCTTTGGCGTGTGGTTGCCGCGAAACTCAAAGGCACAAGGTCAAATCGGCAAGGTCGTAAGCCTAGCAAATCTAAGCGCGGAAGAAAAACTAAATGTCATCAAAACGCAGGCAGTGCCGTATAGAACGCTGTTTCACATGAATGGACACATCATGCTCTACGCCGGTCTGCGCGGAGACGAACCGCTTGCGGTACACGACGTCTGGGGTATCCGCACGAAAGATAACGGCAGGGCCATGATCGGCGGCGTGGCGATCACGACGCTAAAAATCGGCTCGGATGTCTCCGATATCGATCCAAAACGTTTGCTAGTTTCGCGTATAAACTCCATGAACACCTTTGAAATAGCTAGCGGCGAAGAGGCGCAGCGCGCGAAACAATCGGCGATCGAAAAAGCTTACGGCGTGAAAATAGTCGGCAACGAGGTAATTTTTTCAGACGGCACTAAGATCAAATTTGACGACGGCGAGATAAAAGATACTGCGCACCTGCTAAATCTTGCCGACGTCGAGGACACTTTTGCGCAGCCTTATCCGCTATTTAAGCCTCTAGCACTACCTAGCAATGACGCGGGTAGATACCGAAACTACGAGCTTTTGGATAAAATTTACGGCGCGAATGAGGCGGAAGTAAAGGCAAATTTAACGGACGTCGTTTGGCTAAAAAATCATGGTGGCAAGACGTTTAAATTTAACTCCAAAAACGGCGCGGCAGCTGCTTTACAAGCCGTTTCAAACGAGCTTGACGCACTAGCCCTGCAAAAGCCAGAGCTGCTAAAATTTCTCGATAATCCATCAGGTACGTTTAACTGGCGCGTGATCGAGGGCACAAAGCGCAAGAGCTCCCACTCCTACGGCATCGCGATCGACATAAATACCGACAAAAGCGACTACTGGCGCTGGAGCAAGGGCGGCCGCTACCGCAATCAAATCCCCGAGGAGATCGTGCGCGTCTTTGAAAAGCACGGCTTCATCTGGGGCGGGCGCTGGGTTAGCTTTGATACGATGCACTTTGAGTATAGACCGGAATTTGGGCATCTAAGGTAAATTTGACGCGGTTTTAACGATAAATTTGAGTGAAATTTAGCTCAAATTTATCGTTACTTTTCGGCTAGCGGCAGGATGTCGCCGCTTTGCCCTCTGTTAAAATTTGAGCTCTAATCAAAGCGGTAAGCAGCATGCAAATTTTAAATTTAAAGTTAGTCGTACGGTAACCCGCGTGCAGATTTTTAGTTTAAGTAAATTTGCCGAATTTGAGATTTTTTAAATTTCAAGCGGTAATTTTTCCAAAGTCGCGCTAGAAATTTTATACGCCCAAATTTATAACGACGTTTGTGCCGCTCTAGCAACCTGATTCTAGCTACTTAATTTTTCCGCCCTATGCTACCGCGACTGTGAATCTTTTACTTATAAACGCCTCTTGCAGCTCGCTCTCAAACATCCGCTTGATCTCGCTTCCAAGCACGCAGTTGCCATCTCGCCAGGGGCGGCAGATCACGTTGCCTTCTTCGCCTGCGCTTAGGCAGACGCAGTTAAAATAGCTCTTGTCCGAAGCATTGCACGAGATAAGGCAAACAAGCCCGTTTTCGGGGATAAAATTTCCCTCTGCCAGCCCGCACGGCGTGGGCATTATCCTAATTGCTGCCCCGGCGTAAAATTTCGCGCCGTCCAATATGTCTTTAGCATTTATCCACTCGGCCATTTTCTGCTTCTTTTTCTAAATTTAGCTCCGCAAGCGTACTCTCGCCAACTACCAAAACGCCAAGTTTTTTTAGCGCCGCTGCGGTTAGTCCGTCGCCGCTAACGATCCGCCCGGTAAAGCTTCCGTCGTAGATCTCGCCGCTTCCGCAGCTTGGGCTTCGCTCTTTTAAAACCGCGATTTTACAGCCGTTTTCACTAGCGATATCGGCGCAAATTTGAGCACCCAAAATAAACTCATCCGTCACGTCGCGACCGCTAAATTTAGTTATCACTCGTCCATTTACGCAAATTTCGGCAGGTTCGCGCGGAGTTGTTAATCCGCCCAGATACTCCGGACAAACAGCGATGAGCTCGTAAATTTGCCTAAGTTTGGCAAGTTCGCCAGCGCAAATCGCGTCTGCGTTATTGCCGCCGTTATATTTGCAGTTTTCGCCGAGCAAACAGGCGCTGATTAAAATTTTGGGTTTATTTTTCATCGTTAGTTCCGAACTTTGATGGTCGACAAGCGTTATTTTGGTTCAAATTTACTAACGCTTCGGACGGCAAATTTACTGCCGATTGGTTAAGCCAAATTTGACGAATTTGGGCTTAAATTTAACACACATCGTGTCAAATTTGACGACCCAATTTGCCAAAGCTTTTTGCGAGCTAGTCGCCAAATTTGGCAAATTTCAAGTCGCCTCACGCAAAGCACAAGGCAGTCTTAAATGTCAAATTTAGCCTAAAGCCCAGCCTCTTTTTTGATCTTATCTATATACATCTGCCTTAGTATCGGCACGTATTTGCCGACTTTGCCGCCGTTTATCGGCTTGCCGTCGGCCTTGACGACGGGCAGTAGCGGCAGCGTCGCAGCCGAGATAAACACCTCGTCGGCATCGTAAACGTCCTGCATCGTAAACGGTCGCTGCCTGATCTCCAGCCCCGCCTTTTCGGCAAAACCTAAAATCACCTTGCGGCGGATACCAGGCAAAATCTCATTTGAAAGCGGTTTGGTTATGAGGACGTTATCTTTTATGATAAACGCAGACGAGCTAGTCGCCTCGGTTACAAAGCCGTTTTCGACCATAAAACCCTCGTAGGCGCCGGCTTTTACGGCTTGTTCTTTGGCGTAGCACTGCGCTAAAAGCGAGATGGACTTGATATCGCGGCGCTTCCAGCGGATATCCTCGACGCTAACGACTTTGATGCCGGTTGCGGCGTCGGGGTTTGCGACTATATCTTTTTCGTAGCAAAAGACAAAACAAGTCGGCTTTAGGCCTTTTATAAATTTAAAATCCCTATCGGCGACGCCGCGGGTGATCTGCATATAAACGCCGCCTTCTTTTAGGTTATTTCGCCAGACTACTTCCTCTAAAACACCCTGAAAATCACTCTTTGAAACCGGCAAGCTTAGCTCGATCGCAGCCAAGCTTCTCTCAAATCTCTCCCAAAAATCCTCCCTATCAACAAGGCGTCCGTTTAGCACCGGCACTACCTCGTAGATGCCGTCGCCAAAGATAAATCCGCGGTCAAACGCGCTAACTTTAGCCGCCGCCGCGTCTATAAATTCGCCGTTTAGGTATACCATTCCGTTCATTTTTTCTCCTTAAAATTTAAGTAATTTTAGCTCAAATACTCTTAAAAAAGCGTTGCCTTAAGGCCAAATTTTAGCTTGGATTACGAAGTTTTTGCTATAATTGAGGCTAAATTTAAGGATAATCATAAATATGAAAAATAACGCGTTTAAAAATTTAATCCTAGAAAATATCTTTGTTATCTCGAAGCAACCCGTGCTGTTTCGCGATCTGCTCGAGGCTAACTGCCTTTTTAACGAAGGCATGTTAGTAGATCCTGCTAAGCTAAATTTTAAATTTCGCTACGCAAGAACTTACCTAGTTTACGGGCTTTTGTGCTTTGTAGTGTTTTTTATTTTACTGCTTTTGACGCATCATATTTTTACCAAGCTTGACTTTCACCTCTCGATCGTTAGCGCCGTAGCGGGCACATCGGCCGTTTTTATCGGGTTTGATATGTTTAAAATTTGGGCGAGAAAAGCTGTGAGCAAAGAGCTCATAAAAAAAGCTTGGAGCGTGCATTTTCCGTATTTTAGCTATGAAAAATACTCTACAAAAGTCGAAATGATCTACAACGAAGCGGTAAAAAACGAGATCCCGCGCAAAGACTTGGAGCAATACGTCCTAGAGCGTCTAGTCGCGCAGTCTGAGGCCGGGATTTAGCTATTGCAAGATGAGCGGATCTAAAATTTGATTTTTATATTTCATCCTCTCGAGTTTTAGGCGAAGCTCTCTGTTTTCTTCGAGCAAGACGTCGCGTTTGCCGCTTAGATCGCCGATTTCGCGGCTGATGTAATAAATTTGATTTGTGATGTAAATTTTAGGTAAAAACAAAGCAAGCGCGATAAAAAGCCCCAAATACGCCGTCGCTAGCGTTTTGTAGTCTAAATTTCGCTCCTTTTTTTGCTCGCCGCTAAACTCTAAAAGCTCATTTTTATTTTGCATTTTTACCTCTTGAAATTTTAAAAATCCTCATTTTCGCGCAGCTTGAGCGCGGATTTGCCTTGACTTCGGCAGTGCTTGGCGTTATTGCCTTTTTACTGACTATTTTACCTAGCGCGTTATCCCCTCCGCACGTGCATCTAAGAGCTTGCGGCGGACAAATGCAGCTTTGCGCCCACTGTCTAAATTTATTTTTTACGATGCGATCTTCTAGCGAATGAAAGCTGATTATCGCCACGACGCACTCGTCGATCTGCGAATCCTCGATGCTTTGGAGCAAATTTTGCAGCTCGCCAAGCTCGTTGTTTACCTCTATCCTTATTGCCTGAAAAGCTAACGTCGCCGCACTAACGCTGCGTCCGTTTACGCCCTTTAGTCCGATTATTTGCGCGAGACGTTCAGCGCTTTTTATCTCGCCACTTTGCCTAGCTTCTATGATTTTAGCGGCAAATTTAGCCGGATTTGGCAGCTCGCCGTAGTCGGCAAAGATACGCTCTAGCTCTTTTGCGCTATAAAAATTTACAATGTCGTAAGCTGAAATTTTAGCCTGCTCGTCCATGCGCATATCTAAATTTTCGCTCTTTAGTCCAAACCCTCGCTCGTTTTTATCTAACTGCAACGACGAAACGCCGATGTCGGCTAGGATGCCTCGAATCTGACTTTGCTCTACTTTGCCTAAAATTTCTGAAAATTTACTCTTAAAAATTTGCGCTCTTTGACCGAATTTTTTCAGTCTTTCGGAGCTAAATTTGATCGCTTCTTCGTCTTGATCGCAGGCTATCAAATTTACGTTTTGATTTTGCTCTAAAATCGCGCTGGAATGCCCGCCGTATCCGAGCGTACAATCAACAATCGCGCCGCTTTTTATATCCTCAAAAGCTCGTAAAACTTCATCAAGCAGCACTGGAACATGTGGGGAGTTCAAATTTAGCCTTTATTTTTTGTGTATAATAACAAAAAAAGTTTATAAAAGGTTAAAATGGACTTAAAATACTGCGCACGCGAGATTAGCAATATCGCTCTTTCGATGTTTAGAAAAAATTTTTTTGGCGTCTTTCACGGCTCTATTTCAGCTAGAATTCAGCACGACTCTTTTTTGATTAATAAAAGAACGACAATTTTTGATAATCTTAAAGAAGAAGACTTGATCATGCTAAATTCAAAAAGGGATTATCGCTGGAACGACGCAAGCATAGATGCAGACATACACCTAAATATATACAAAAATATAAACGAAGCCAAATATATCTGCTACGCTATGCCACCTTATTTAACGGCTTATACTTTAGGGCATTCTTTTATCCGCCCTAGGGATTATTTCGGATACATAAAGCATCACGAGATCCCGATTTATGATCCAAAGCAGTTTGACGACTGGTACGAGCGCGCAGATACGGAAATTTATCGCTACATGCTAGAAAACAAAACTAACATAATGATCATCAAAGGCTACGGCGTATACGTGCATAGCAGGACTCCGTATCAATTAGCAAAAGACGTCGCAATTCTTGAAAATACATGCAAATTGCTAAGCGTAGCTCGCCTTTACGAATCTGAACGAAACTAACGTCTTTAAAAATGTTAATTTTTTTGAAATTTTATCGATAAAAAGCGCGTTTTTAAGGTGATATTTACGATATTTCAGTAAAATAATGCATAAAATTTTTATGAATTTGA includes:
- a CDS encoding DUF523 domain-containing protein, which codes for MKNKPKILISACLLGENCKYNGGNNADAICAGELAKLRQIYELIAVCPEYLGGLTTPREPAEICVNGRVITKFSGRDVTDEFILGAQICADIASENGCKIAVLKERSPSCGSGEIYDGSFTGRIVSGDGLTAAALKKLGVLVVGESTLAELNLEKEAENGRVDKC
- a CDS encoding M15 family metallopeptidase encodes the protein MKINKFMLSTAVALVMLGGCASSKDASSAVNLPDQGANTASAYDMPEESADENLGHISYLKFDVDQNINALPILPFEAQSSGQTLLQKRFNSLDLKAPSTTAKDAFWALDYYKNTAKRQYYFSNMRKIPNEWFEKVRKNANVESFGKVSLPAITTANTSLRNIPTDEAVLYNPARAGEGLPFDYAQLSFVSIGYPLYVSHFSADGAWAFVGSDAAWAWVKSTEIKILSADAVQELKNSKFLSIIKDEEPIYDKNGNFLFYGRIGAILPFQSEDQFKFYGKIQTQNGLRNYEISKQSASRFPLKFSDENVRMLASSLLGQSYGWGGFGGKRDCSLFLQDFLGSFGVWLPRNSKAQGQIGKVVSLANLSAEEKLNVIKTQAVPYRTLFHMNGHIMLYAGLRGDEPLAVHDVWGIRTKDNGRAMIGGVAITTLKIGSDVSDIDPKRLLVSRINSMNTFEIASGEEAQRAKQSAIEKAYGVKIVGNEVIFSDGTKIKFDDGEIKDTAHLLNLADVEDTFAQPYPLFKPLALPSNDAGRYRNYELLDKIYGANEAEVKANLTDVVWLKNHGGKTFKFNSKNGAAAALQAVSNELDALALQKPELLKFLDNPSGTFNWRVIEGTKRKSSHSYGIAIDINTDKSDYWRWSKGGRYRNQIPEEIVRVFEKHGFIWGGRWVSFDTMHFEYRPEFGHLR
- a CDS encoding D-amino-acid transaminase, producing the protein MNGMVYLNGEFIDAAAAKVSAFDRGFIFGDGIYEVVPVLNGRLVDREDFWERFERSLAAIELSLPVSKSDFQGVLEEVVWRNNLKEGGVYMQITRGVADRDFKFIKGLKPTCFVFCYEKDIVANPDAATGIKVVSVEDIRWKRRDIKSISLLAQCYAKEQAVKAGAYEGFMVENGFVTEATSSSAFIIKDNVLITKPLSNEILPGIRRKVILGFAEKAGLEIRQRPFTMQDVYDADEVFISAATLPLLPVVKADGKPINGGKVGKYVPILRQMYIDKIKKEAGL
- a CDS encoding ArsS family sensor histidine kinase, giving the protein MKRSSVFYTITFIFALALTSIFLAFLWLMDYDKQNYARELNAKYSTIARNQLFLMSGIINEKEYERQTGDFKMPEITNEQQKEEILANATVLEEISADIGSSAIMIYQNHHYLKVQHVDKILLLKDNDYQPYRYDIIKIIFLLVAIILLAAYVFVIRKLKPLRKLKRQIAKFAAGEIDEVQNVSSGNDEISEVAEAFYDAVSQIKNLNASRKLFLRNIMHELKTPITKGRLAAEMIEKSKNQERLVSVFIKLENLINEFAAVEQVTSNIALNNTKICRIDDVIDEALDIAMVDPGQVTISKLEDVSLNADFKLLAIAAKNMIDNALKYSPNKHVNITITRESIKFINEGERLSKELRHYVEPFTKGESAQKSFGLGLYIVENIIKAHKLTLSYEYKNGLNVFSFENLQNIAA
- a CDS encoding response regulator transcription factor, encoding MIKILMIEDDLELAEILTEFLAKSDMNVTTAEEPYIGLSTLNVEKFDLVILDLTLPGLDGLEVCKEIRKRHDVPIIISSARHDITDKVNALDNGADDYLPKPYDPQELLARIKSHLRRQSTVAGANLSGTKESAREKDIAVDDFKHVITLKGEPLNLTAAEYDILKYMLQKEGGAITREEFIYNCASISEDSTNKSIDVIIGRIRGKLGDDPKEPKYIHAIRGIGYKLMQ
- the rsmH gene encoding 16S rRNA (cytosine(1402)-N(4))-methyltransferase RsmH, encoding MNSPHVPVLLDEVLRAFEDIKSGAIVDCTLGYGGHSSAILEQNQNVNLIACDQDEEAIKFSSERLKKFGQRAQIFKSKFSEILGKVEQSQIRGILADIGVSSLQLDKNERGFGLKSENLDMRMDEQAKISAYDIVNFYSAKELERIFADYGELPNPAKFAAKIIEARQSGEIKSAERLAQIIGLKGVNGRSVSAATLAFQAIRIEVNNELGELQNLLQSIEDSQIDECVVAIISFHSLEDRIVKNKFRQWAQSCICPPQALRCTCGGDNALGKIVSKKAITPSTAEVKANPRSSCAKMRIFKISRGKNAK
- a CDS encoding class II aldolase and adducin N-terminal domain-containing protein produces the protein MDLKYCAREISNIALSMFRKNFFGVFHGSISARIQHDSFLINKRTTIFDNLKEEDLIMLNSKRDYRWNDASIDADIHLNIYKNINEAKYICYAMPPYLTAYTLGHSFIRPRDYFGYIKHHEIPIYDPKQFDDWYERADTEIYRYMLENKTNIMIIKGYGVYVHSRTPYQLAKDVAILENTCKLLSVARLYESERN
- a CDS encoding ATP-dependent DNA helicase; this encodes MLNQLLEILKKSNVFLTGRGGVGKSHLTQAVIKHYKSELKNVVVLGSTGIAAVNVGGVSVHSFFKFGICSSLEELRGYDRKQRGKLGELKKMLDACDLIVIDEISMISAGLMDMIYYRLMSSRFVGRVMLVGDFYQLPPVRKNGEDGSSLFKFHYAFNSSSWHEFEFKNIELVVSKRTKDKKFYDILSMLRVGRLSEEVFSYIENLRVPSVQVDDDTSVLFGRNYEADELNNKMLSKLPAPLERAEALVEIYDENLNENALDRWIANLYAPEILNIKIGAKVIFTVNKWGEYYNGERGQIMQILKENGEIKSVIVQKANGEIVEVERARFDMSEFVMAGEHLEERARASLTQFPLKLAYAITIHKSQGMSIENLVCDLNHIFANGQLYVALSRVIDPKKLRIFYGKSRPFREYLQSVVKIDEEVEKFYLENKFENIKEDV